The Deltaproteobacteria bacterium DNA window CAGTAGCCGCCTTTGCCGTCGGCGATTTTTTCGAAGCTGGCGACGAATTCCAAACTCTGAATGTATTTGGCTTGCTTGTAGCCCAACTGGTTTTCGACCCGCAGGCGCAGGGGCGCGCCGTTGGCTACCGGCAGCGGTTTGTCGTTCATTTCGTAAGCTAAAATAGTTTGCGGATGGACGGCGTCGATCAAGTCAATGCTTTCGTAATAATTGCTGCCGTCGCTATCGGCATCCATGCAGCGAAAGACCACATACTTGGCGTCCGCGGTGGGCTGCACTTTTTTGACGATTTCTTCCAGGCGCACGCCTTTCCATTTGGCGATGGCACTCCAGCCTTCGACGCAGTCGTGCCGGGTGATCTGGGTGCGTGACGGCAGGTTTTTTAAATCGGCGAGGGCGAAACTCGCCGGCTGCCGCACTAGCCCTTTTACTTCAAGCTTCCAGTCGTTGAATTGGTTCCCCGCCAATGTCGCGTAGTCGACGGTGATCGGCGGCGGATTGCCGTTGCTGCGAAATTTCGCCGAGATATCTTTTTCGCTAAACTCTTGGGCGAGCTTGCCGCGGCTCGCCAAGAGTCGCTGCACGCGGCGGTTGGCTTTTTCGGCGGAAGCGAGCAGCGAGTTGACCTTGTCGTTGCGGCTGAGCGCGTT harbors:
- a CDS encoding molybdopterin-binding protein — protein: MAKLNAAFSRRNLLLGALQGAGLLWLTGCEKAFNALSRNDKVNSLLASAEKANRRVQRLLASRGKLAQEFSEKDISAKFRSNGNPPPITVDYATLAGNQFNDWKLEVKGLVRQPASFALADLKNLPSRTQITRHDCVEGWSAIAKWKGVRLEEIVKKVQPTADAKYVVFRCMDADSDGSNYYESIDLIDAVHPQTILAYEMNDKPLPVANGAPLRLRVENQLGYKQAKYIQSLEFVASFEKIADGKGGYWPDQGYEWYAGI